In Listeria monocytogenes, the following proteins share a genomic window:
- a CDS encoding DEAD/DEAH box helicase: MEHFTAIQNKMIPYSVKQAGKKLMEDGEIIQFREKDASDHFSTYFIDQNVVEDAGNENYACSCADFQLNAICKHIYATHLKMEKEKQKAAKQDFKNRILTQESNTLLSLFQQNMAQQLEVEEDNTNKTPLQTQYIIRLKPDDSSYIMTIEVKVGTERTYVVKNMNTFLAAIRDRQWLVFTKNFAYDPNEHFFLEEDKQILDKLLQISEIAKMYDTDSFYWSKSYAEEKNLTIPPSMASDLLELLTERDTTCIIMKERVEDIKYRGINVRHDNLDFIFELKKSADDKYQLEMEDLQQAIFFEAYQLLFFDGTFFIPAKEVWESLKPLMEFHKVTKNEVVQFSESQLSEVISYVLPALQKSGKLKLDDSIEDRITQQPLDCKLFIALEYGEHTLRLEYHYGNQLFDPFATSEEENEKIMIRDVEKEARVMNIIESAPVHFSGTKMVVNKQEKDLYQFYYRTIPKLAEYAEIYMEDGLEEMVEENVRPVTTLDVSGDNDYLSVSFDFKGIPEEEVQNVLESLREKRSYHRLKSGHFLSLESENYKQMEAVLQMLEVRKKDVQANMQVPLYRGMQIYDILGAGTQDEHHKFSRSFRELLTDITTQSEDSFALPKGLKAELRDYQLTGFEWMKSLAKYNLGGILADDMGLGKTVQTISFLASELEDNPNLKPVLIITPASLLYNWQSELEKFAPAIPVTVLHGTKQSRMAEMEEMKRGHVYLISYPSLRQDIVHFADVAFSSVIIDESQAIKNYHTKASQAVRALKRNHVFALSGTPLENSIDELWAIFQTLMPGFFPSLRKFKEIPYDNIAKMIRPFLLRRLKQDVVKELPDKIETNLYSELTDEQKTIYLAYLEKIQADLEASNGNAGEERIKLLAGLTRLRQICCDPSLFVENYQGESGKLLQLFDTIQTARENGKRILLFSQFTGMLGIIRQKLEEEGQPLFYMDGKTPSKTRLDMVNAFNEGENDIFLISLKAGGTGLNLVGADTVILYDLWWNPAVEEQATGRAHRIGQKRVVQVFRMITKGTIEERIFDLQKKKQALVDELIQPGEQMLGKLSTEEIKQILQLDNGRDDK; encoded by the coding sequence ATGGAGCACTTTACAGCAATTCAAAATAAAATGATCCCATATAGTGTGAAGCAGGCTGGAAAGAAACTGATGGAAGACGGAGAAATCATTCAGTTTCGTGAAAAAGATGCATCAGACCATTTTTCAACGTATTTTATTGATCAAAATGTCGTAGAAGATGCAGGTAATGAAAATTATGCGTGTAGTTGTGCCGATTTTCAATTGAACGCGATTTGCAAACACATCTACGCAACCCATTTAAAAATGGAAAAAGAAAAGCAAAAAGCAGCCAAACAAGATTTTAAAAATCGAATTCTCACGCAAGAATCAAATACACTTCTTTCCCTTTTTCAACAAAATATGGCGCAACAACTCGAAGTAGAAGAGGACAATACGAATAAAACGCCGCTTCAAACGCAGTATATCATCCGTTTAAAACCCGATGATTCTAGTTATATCATGACTATTGAAGTTAAAGTTGGCACAGAACGGACCTATGTTGTAAAAAATATGAATACATTTTTAGCCGCAATTCGCGACAGGCAGTGGCTTGTTTTCACTAAGAATTTTGCTTACGATCCAAACGAGCATTTCTTTCTCGAGGAAGACAAACAAATTTTGGATAAACTACTGCAAATCAGTGAAATTGCCAAAATGTATGATACAGATTCTTTTTATTGGTCCAAATCTTACGCAGAAGAGAAAAACCTAACGATTCCACCGAGTATGGCGAGCGACTTGTTAGAACTACTCACAGAACGCGATACGACGTGCATTATTATGAAAGAACGCGTAGAAGATATTAAATATCGCGGTATCAATGTGCGCCACGACAACCTTGATTTCATTTTTGAACTCAAAAAAAGTGCAGATGATAAATACCAACTAGAAATGGAAGACTTACAACAAGCAATCTTTTTTGAAGCCTACCAACTTTTGTTCTTTGATGGTACCTTTTTCATCCCGGCAAAAGAAGTGTGGGAATCTTTAAAACCATTAATGGAATTTCATAAAGTTACAAAAAATGAAGTGGTACAATTTTCAGAGTCGCAATTAAGTGAAGTCATTTCCTACGTATTACCAGCCTTACAGAAAAGCGGAAAGTTAAAACTGGATGACTCGATTGAAGACCGGATTACGCAACAGCCACTTGATTGTAAACTGTTTATTGCCCTCGAATATGGGGAGCACACGTTGCGCCTTGAATATCATTATGGCAATCAGCTTTTCGATCCATTTGCAACATCAGAAGAAGAAAACGAAAAAATCATGATACGCGATGTCGAAAAAGAAGCACGTGTGATGAATATTATCGAAAGCGCCCCTGTTCATTTTTCTGGAACCAAAATGGTCGTCAATAAACAAGAGAAAGATTTATATCAATTTTACTATCGCACCATTCCAAAACTAGCAGAGTACGCAGAGATTTATATGGAAGACGGACTCGAAGAAATGGTAGAAGAGAATGTGCGCCCAGTAACGACACTGGATGTTTCTGGTGATAACGATTATCTTTCTGTTTCGTTTGATTTCAAAGGTATTCCGGAAGAAGAAGTGCAAAATGTCCTAGAATCCTTGCGTGAAAAACGTAGCTATCACCGTCTGAAAAGTGGCCATTTCTTATCGCTTGAATCAGAAAACTACAAACAAATGGAAGCTGTACTCCAAATGTTAGAAGTGCGTAAGAAAGATGTCCAAGCAAACATGCAAGTACCGCTTTATCGTGGGATGCAAATTTATGATATTTTAGGAGCAGGAACACAAGATGAACATCATAAATTCAGTCGTTCTTTCCGCGAATTGCTTACAGATATTACGACGCAATCCGAAGACAGTTTTGCTTTACCAAAAGGATTAAAAGCAGAGTTGCGCGATTATCAACTAACTGGTTTCGAATGGATGAAATCACTTGCGAAGTATAATCTTGGTGGTATTTTAGCAGATGATATGGGGCTTGGTAAAACAGTGCAAACGATTAGTTTTCTAGCATCTGAGTTAGAAGATAATCCTAACTTAAAACCAGTCTTAATTATTACGCCAGCATCACTACTTTATAACTGGCAAAGCGAATTAGAAAAATTTGCGCCAGCTATTCCAGTGACCGTTTTACATGGAACGAAACAATCTCGGATGGCTGAAATGGAAGAAATGAAGCGAGGCCATGTTTACTTGATTTCGTATCCATCGTTACGCCAAGATATTGTCCATTTTGCAGATGTCGCTTTTTCAAGTGTAATTATTGACGAATCACAAGCTATCAAGAATTATCATACGAAGGCATCTCAAGCTGTGCGTGCGCTCAAACGCAATCATGTATTTGCTCTCAGTGGAACGCCGCTTGAAAACAGCATCGATGAATTATGGGCGATTTTCCAAACGTTAATGCCAGGATTTTTCCCATCGTTACGTAAATTCAAAGAAATTCCATATGATAACATTGCGAAAATGATTCGTCCATTCTTACTACGCAGACTAAAACAAGATGTCGTCAAAGAACTACCTGACAAAATTGAAACCAACCTGTATTCTGAATTAACTGATGAACAAAAAACAATTTACTTAGCCTATTTAGAAAAAATTCAAGCAGATTTAGAAGCGAGCAATGGAAATGCTGGAGAAGAACGAATCAAATTATTGGCAGGATTAACCCGTTTACGCCAAATTTGTTGTGATCCAAGTCTTTTTGTGGAAAATTATCAAGGTGAATCTGGTAAATTACTACAGTTGTTTGATACAATACAGACAGCAAGAGAAAACGGTAAACGTATTCTCCTTTTCTCCCAGTTCACAGGTATGCTTGGAATTATTCGCCAAAAATTAGAAGAAGAGGGGCAGCCCTTATTTTACATGGATGGTAAAACTCCATCGAAAACAAGGCTTGATATGGTCAATGCTTTTAATGAAGGAGAGAACGATATTTTCTTGATTTCCTTGAAAGCTGGAGGAACTGGACTCAATCTTGTTGGCGCGGATACTGTTATTTTATACGACTTATGGTGGAATCCAGCTGTAGAAGAACAAGCTACTGGTCGTGCACATCGAATCGGCCAAAAACGTGTCGTCCAAGTGTTCCGAATGATTACTAAAGGAACGATAGAAGAACGAATTTTTGATTTACAAAAGAAAAAACAAGCGCTAGTGGACGAACTAATCCAACCAGGCGAACAAATGCTAGGCAAATTAAGTACCGAAGAAATTAAACAAATTTTACAATTGGATAATGGAAGGGATGACAAATAA
- a CDS encoding SbcC/MukB-like Walker B domain-containing protein, which translates to MRPIKLTMQAFGAYAKKEVIDFEKLGTEQIFVISGKTGAGKSTIFDAISFAIFGKANTFDRESFSMRSHFATDKEITEVTLAFRLKDKIYQISRIPQQEIAKQRGNGTTTSPQKAELYELIGDEMKLLASSVRDVNTKMEELIQLNVDQFRQILMIPQGEFRELLVSDSKEKEVILQRLAHTVYYEKVENLLWEKQKQAEILVVEARKKVAELAELSLPDVEVSGKTTSEISVLQNEAIQKEQIILTELENKLSIIRKQTSEAVEKVTLAKEQLLDWQNLNKYTEEVATLEAEKDFYQTMEVRMNAAKRASNLQSQDALCIRLKEQLEAAEQTEKQVVVETEQVKTQFLHAKKQKEALAEKEAELEINKRTLFQLEEMEPKILELETVLIQKRRAELDWKETTTLLEKIIDKEQKIATELQSVEAKLAEINKAELTYLEVINKRTTLEATIEKEQELVNKRIKMEEWDAAKQTEEQTLAQLLIEKAEMERTIKQEETKLEKEQAATIAAHLHEGDACPVCGSQSHPVLAKFGETADLETLEIAKAKLQEKQLVITTTEKAISQLEWQLNEWADMKEQSLAEIQQTLAENIQLATNLREQIIQLQSEVAQKETVQATLESLKNKQNETLTEKNKMAHEVEKLHQQVQLTEGKRTYLEQSIPDELRDKAVFDNKMKELSSKIETHIKQAEQIDALFRQAEKETTRLESTLHSAQKTTVDAKEALQVQREIFKEAMKQNDFLSYDAYKQALLSVEELKNLEEKLAEYERKRHLAVSRQADLKEKLQNKQKPNMEQLEFIMKEKQLELSQSEENTMKQREFVEKRKELVENYQNSIQAVEQAEENYADIGLLADAARGKNARRLTFERYILAMFLDTIIHRANHRLSKMTSGRFELQRKMEKAKGNVQSGLELEVFDEYTGLTRHVKTLSGGESFKTSLALALSLAEVVQEMAGGISLETMFIDEGFGTLDPESLEAAVECLLETQENGRLVGIISHVPELKERISARLEVTATNHGSTTKFITASS; encoded by the coding sequence ATGAGACCGATTAAATTAACGATGCAAGCTTTTGGGGCTTATGCAAAAAAAGAAGTTATCGATTTTGAAAAATTGGGAACGGAGCAGATTTTTGTGATTTCTGGTAAAACAGGAGCTGGGAAATCGACAATTTTTGATGCGATTAGTTTTGCGATTTTTGGGAAAGCGAACACATTTGACCGAGAAAGTTTTTCGATGCGAAGTCATTTTGCGACGGATAAAGAAATAACGGAAGTAACGCTAGCTTTTAGATTGAAGGACAAGATTTACCAAATTAGCCGCATTCCTCAGCAGGAAATTGCCAAACAACGTGGAAACGGAACAACCACTTCGCCGCAAAAAGCAGAATTATATGAGTTAATTGGTGACGAAATGAAGTTGCTTGCAAGTTCCGTGCGCGATGTTAATACAAAAATGGAAGAATTAATTCAACTTAATGTGGATCAGTTTAGACAAATTTTGATGATTCCTCAAGGCGAATTTAGAGAACTGCTCGTATCGGATAGTAAAGAAAAAGAAGTCATATTGCAAAGATTAGCGCATACTGTTTACTATGAAAAAGTGGAAAATTTATTATGGGAAAAGCAAAAACAAGCCGAAATCTTGGTTGTAGAAGCGCGTAAAAAAGTAGCAGAGCTTGCTGAACTTAGTTTACCGGATGTGGAAGTTTCTGGAAAGACAACGAGTGAAATCAGTGTGTTACAGAACGAGGCCATTCAAAAAGAACAAATAATTTTAACGGAATTAGAAAATAAATTAAGTATTATTCGGAAACAAACAAGTGAAGCTGTCGAAAAAGTGACGCTTGCGAAAGAACAACTGCTTGATTGGCAAAATTTGAATAAGTATACAGAAGAAGTTGCGACACTAGAAGCGGAGAAAGATTTTTATCAAACAATGGAAGTTCGCATGAATGCTGCGAAAAGAGCAAGCAACCTTCAATCCCAAGATGCACTTTGTATTCGTTTAAAAGAACAATTAGAAGCAGCCGAACAAACAGAAAAACAAGTAGTAGTCGAGACGGAACAAGTGAAAACGCAATTTTTACATGCGAAAAAACAAAAAGAAGCACTCGCTGAAAAAGAAGCGGAACTTGAAATAAACAAACGAACACTTTTCCAATTAGAAGAAATGGAACCGAAAATCTTGGAATTAGAAACAGTCTTGATCCAAAAAAGACGCGCCGAATTAGACTGGAAAGAAACAACGACCCTTTTAGAAAAAATAATCGACAAGGAACAAAAAATAGCTACAGAACTGCAATCAGTTGAAGCGAAATTAGCGGAAATAAACAAAGCAGAGCTCACGTATTTAGAAGTTATTAACAAACGGACAACATTAGAAGCCACTATAGAGAAAGAACAAGAATTAGTTAATAAACGGATAAAAATGGAGGAGTGGGACGCAGCCAAACAAACTGAAGAACAAACATTAGCACAACTTTTAATAGAAAAAGCGGAAATGGAAAGAACGATTAAACAAGAAGAAACAAAACTAGAAAAAGAACAAGCGGCAACAATCGCAGCGCATTTGCATGAAGGAGATGCTTGTCCTGTCTGTGGTTCACAGTCACACCCAGTACTCGCAAAATTTGGAGAAACAGCTGACCTTGAAACACTCGAAATAGCAAAAGCAAAGCTACAAGAAAAACAATTAGTGATTACTACGACGGAAAAAGCTATCAGTCAACTCGAATGGCAACTTAATGAATGGGCAGATATGAAAGAGCAAAGTTTAGCCGAAATACAACAAACATTAGCTGAAAATATCCAACTAGCTACTAATCTGAGAGAGCAAATAATCCAGTTGCAATCCGAAGTAGCTCAAAAAGAAACTGTCCAAGCGACATTAGAATCATTGAAAAACAAACAAAATGAAACGCTAACCGAAAAAAATAAGATGGCTCACGAAGTAGAAAAGTTGCATCAACAAGTGCAACTAACGGAAGGGAAACGAACTTATTTGGAACAATCCATTCCCGACGAGTTGCGAGATAAGGCTGTTTTCGATAACAAAATGAAAGAACTAAGCTCAAAAATCGAAACACATATCAAACAAGCCGAACAGATTGATGCGTTGTTTAGACAGGCAGAAAAAGAAACAACAAGACTAGAATCTACGTTACATTCGGCGCAAAAAACAACGGTGGATGCGAAAGAAGCCTTACAAGTACAGCGCGAAATTTTCAAAGAAGCCATGAAACAAAATGATTTTTTATCCTATGATGCGTATAAACAAGCTTTGTTATCAGTAGAAGAACTAAAAAACTTAGAAGAAAAATTGGCCGAATACGAGCGAAAACGCCATTTAGCTGTATCACGCCAAGCTGATTTAAAAGAAAAACTCCAAAACAAACAAAAACCAAATATGGAACAACTAGAATTCATCATGAAAGAAAAGCAGCTCGAACTTAGCCAATCAGAAGAAAATACAATGAAACAACGCGAATTTGTTGAAAAAAGAAAAGAACTTGTCGAAAACTACCAAAACAGTATTCAGGCAGTGGAACAAGCCGAAGAAAATTATGCGGACATTGGTTTACTAGCTGATGCAGCTCGTGGTAAAAATGCCCGGAGATTAACCTTTGAACGATATATTTTAGCGATGTTTTTAGACACGATTATTCACCGCGCCAACCACCGTTTATCCAAAATGACAAGCGGTCGTTTTGAACTCCAGCGGAAAATGGAGAAAGCAAAAGGAAACGTCCAAAGTGGCTTAGAACTTGAAGTTTTTGATGAGTATACAGGATTAACTCGACATGTAAAAACACTTTCAGGAGGAGAAAGCTTTAAAACCTCTTTAGCGCTTGCTTTATCACTCGCAGAAGTTGTTCAAGAAATGGCAGGTGGGATTTCACTTGAAACGATGTTTATTGATGAAGGATTCGGGACACTTGATCCTGAATCACTTGAAGCCGCGGTGGAATGTTTACTGGAAACACAAGAAAACGGACGCTTAGTTGGGATTATTTCCCATGTACCAGAACTAAAAGAACGAATTTCTGCAAGGCTAGAGGTAACCGCAACAAATCACGGAAGTACCACTAAATTTATTACAGCTAGTAGCTAA